One genomic region from Diabrotica undecimpunctata isolate CICGRU chromosome 9, icDiaUnde3, whole genome shotgun sequence encodes:
- the LOC140450968 gene encoding SCAN domain-containing protein 3-like: protein MPGNFCQNLRGNIIQDEVRKRLPKVQGSEKLLFSCTSQIISSQLNNGKCMITYCKSHYHHDNEIRHLYLSKIDKNQVANKLLAGVSVSKILDKNRDHIVETDVQIVHLLTKKDIYNIKNSYGISISDDGRRNGNDAVSVDMWMQEQRSFEENAVIFYKKQAKSGKPHTIGEELILPAVSEVLRTVLHQPASDIIKKIPLSNNTIQRRIDEMSEDVERSLTDYLKTTEFSLQLDESTLPNNESLLLAYVRFIKSEKICQELLFVRTLKTDTKGKSILDVLEHYFPDKVNEIRSSALNDRLFRKLWDENDENFNRLLLHTEVRWLSKGTCLKRFYDLFDSVLEFFESKDDSLRDNLLKFKSDIGYLTDLYDKFNETNLQLQGDNLNLIKAKGTISSSVSKLNLYRQNLGRRQFHQFQNLSSVETNDEDILVYCQYLEALQEDFRNRFQDILGLIIPDWVLEPFSSLEPAELSLQEELIELSKNEELKVKFKNGYQEFWLQCQISVLYPALWAASKKFFIAFPSSYLAERGFSIVSNLLTKKRNRLSIVERGDLRLLMTSMEPNIDR from the exons ATGCCGGGAAATTTTTGCCAGAATTTACGAG GTAACATTATTCAAGATGAGGTCAGAAAAAGGTTGCCAAAGGTGCAAGGTtcagaaaaactattgttttctTGCACAAGTCAAATTATATCAAGCCAACTAAATAATGGAAAATGTATGATTACATATTGCAAAAGTCACTACCACCATGACAATGAAATTCGACATTTGTATTTATCAAAAATAGATAAAAACCAAGTTGCAAACAAATTATTAGCAGGAGTATCTGTTTCTAA gaTACTGGATAAAAATAGAGATCACATTGTTGAAACTGATGTGCAAATAGTTCACCTATTAACAAAAAAAGATatatacaatatcaaaaattcttaTGGTATAAGCATATCAGATGATGGTAGAAGAAATGGAAATGATGCTGTCAGTGTGGACATGTGGATGCAAGAACAACGAAGTTTTGAGGAAAATGCGGtcatattttataaaaagcagG CTAAATCAGGAAAACCCCATACTATTGGCGAAGAATTAATACTGCCAGCTGTAAGTGAAGTTTTGCGGACTGTACTGCACCAGCCGGCAtctgatattattaaaaaaattccattaaGCAATAATACGATACAGAGACGAATTGACGAAATGTCTGAGGATGTGGAGCGTTCTCTAACTGATTATTTAAAGACTACTGAGTTTTCTTTACAGCTTGATGAATCAACTCTGCCAAACAATGAGTCTTTACTTCTTGCGTACGTTCGcttcataaaaagtgaaaaaatctgTCAAGAACTGTTATTTGTAAGAACACTGAAAACAGATACTAAAGGCAAATCGATATTGGATGTTCTGGAACACTATTTTCCAGATAAAG TTAACGAGATCAGAAGCAGTGCTCTCAATGACAGATTGTTTAGAAAACTGTGGGATGAAAACGACGAGAATTTTAATCGTTTATTGTTGCACACAGAAGTTCGATGGCTTTCGAAGGGTACCTGTCTAAAAAGATTTTATGATCTCTTTGACTCAGTTTTAGAGTTTTTTGAAAGCAAAGATGATTCTTTGAgagacaatttattaaaatttaagagcGATATTGGTTATTTAACTGATTTATACGATAAATTTAATGAAACAAACCTACAGCTACAAGGTGATAATTTGAATTTGATCAAAGCAAAAGGAACTATTTCCTCGTCCGTGTCAAAACTTAATTTGTATAGGCAAAATTTGGGTCGGAGACAATTTCATCAGTTTCAAAATCTTTCCTCTGTGGAGACAAATGATGAAGACATTCTGGTATATTGCCAGTACTTGGAAGCACTTCAAGAAGATTTTAGGAATAGATTTCAGGATATCCTTGGTCTGATTATTCCAGATTGGGTGCTAGAACCGTTCTCAAGTTTAGAACCAGCAGAATTATCACTACAGGAGGAATTGATAGAATTGTCAAAAAATGAAGAgttaaaagtgaaatttaaaaatgGATATCAAGAATTTTGGCTGCAATGTCAAATTTCAGTATTATATCCAGCTTTATGGGCTGCATCAAAGAAGTTTTTCATTGCCTTTCCTTCATCGTATTTAGCCGAAAGAGGATTTAGCATAGTCAGCAATTTATTAACAAAGAAGAGAAATAGACTGTCCATAGTGGAGCGCGGTGATTTAAGATTGCTGATGACAAGTATGGAACCAAATATTGACAGATAA